One Sinorhizobium mexicanum genomic region harbors:
- the gatB gene encoding Asp-tRNA(Asn)/Glu-tRNA(Gln) amidotransferase subunit GatB, with product MSIVDVRTPDPKRFIPGATGDWEVIIGMEVHAQVLSNSKLFSGASTEFGNAPNANVSLVDAAMPGMLPVINEECVKQAVRTGLGLKAKINNRSIFDRKNYFYPDLPQGYQISQYKDPIVGEGKIIISIGPDRQGQFEDVEIGIERLHLEQDAGKSMHDQHPSMSFVDLNRSGVALMEIVSKPDLRSSDEAKAYLTKLRSIVRYLGTCDGNMDEGSMRADVNVSVRRPGEPFGTRCEIKNVNSIRFVGQAIEYEARRQIAILEDGGTIDQETRLFDANKGETRSMRSKEEAHDYRYFPDPDLLPLEFDDAFVEALKADLPELPDDKKERFVREMGLSVYDASVLVSEKAIADYFEAVAEGRDGKLAANWVINDLLGALNKAGKTIEETPVSPAQLGGIIDLIKAETISGKIAKDLFEIIWNEGGDPAEIVETRGMKQVTDTGAIEKAVDEIIAANPDQVEKAKAKPSLAGWFVGQVMKVTGGKANPQAVQALVKAKLGIEE from the coding sequence ATGAGCATTGTCGACGTCCGCACTCCCGATCCGAAACGCTTCATTCCCGGCGCCACCGGCGACTGGGAAGTCATCATCGGCATGGAGGTCCATGCCCAGGTGCTCAGCAATTCGAAGCTGTTCTCCGGGGCGTCGACGGAATTTGGCAATGCGCCCAATGCCAATGTCTCGCTGGTCGATGCCGCGATGCCGGGCATGTTGCCGGTCATCAATGAGGAGTGCGTCAAGCAGGCGGTTCGCACAGGTCTCGGCCTTAAGGCCAAGATCAACAATCGCTCGATCTTCGACCGGAAGAACTACTTTTATCCGGACCTGCCGCAGGGCTATCAGATCTCGCAGTACAAGGATCCGATCGTCGGCGAGGGCAAGATCATCATCTCCATCGGGCCGGATCGCCAGGGCCAGTTCGAGGATGTCGAGATCGGCATCGAACGCCTGCATCTGGAGCAGGACGCCGGAAAATCGATGCACGACCAGCATCCCTCCATGTCGTTTGTCGACCTTAACCGCTCGGGCGTCGCGTTGATGGAAATCGTCTCGAAACCGGACCTGCGGTCGTCGGACGAAGCGAAAGCATATCTCACCAAGCTGCGTTCGATCGTACGCTATCTCGGTACCTGCGACGGCAACATGGACGAAGGTTCGATGCGGGCTGACGTCAACGTCTCGGTTCGCCGTCCCGGCGAACCCTTCGGCACGCGCTGCGAGATCAAGAACGTCAACTCCATCCGCTTCGTCGGCCAGGCGATCGAATATGAAGCGCGTCGCCAGATTGCGATCCTCGAGGATGGCGGCACCATTGATCAGGAGACGCGGCTGTTCGACGCCAACAAGGGCGAGACGCGGTCGATGCGCTCGAAGGAAGAGGCGCACGACTATCGCTATTTCCCCGACCCGGACCTGCTGCCGCTCGAATTTGACGACGCCTTCGTCGAGGCTCTGAAAGCCGATCTTCCGGAACTGCCGGACGACAAGAAGGAACGTTTCGTCCGCGAGATGGGCCTTTCGGTCTACGATGCCTCGGTTCTCGTCTCGGAGAAGGCGATCGCCGACTATTTCGAGGCCGTAGCCGAAGGTCGAGATGGCAAGCTGGCTGCGAACTGGGTGATCAACGACCTGTTGGGTGCCTTGAACAAAGCCGGTAAAACCATTGAAGAGACTCCGGTTTCGCCCGCTCAGCTCGGCGGCATCATCGACCTCATCAAGGCCGAGACCATCTCCGGCAAGATCGCCAAGGACCTTTTCGAAATCATCTGGAACGAGGGTGGCGATCCGGCCGAAATCGTCGAGACGCGGGGCATGAAGCAGGTCACCGACACTGGTGCCATCGAAAAGGCAGTCGATGAAATCATCGCGGCCAATCCGGACCAGGTGGAAAAGGCCAAGGCAAAGCCCTCGCTCGCCGGCTGGTTTGTCGGCCAGGTGATGAAGGTGACCGGCGGCAAGGCCAACCCGCAAGCCGTCCAGGCCCTCGTTAAGGCCAAGCTCGGCATCGAGGAATAA
- a CDS encoding DUF1294 domain-containing protein → MTLIALASINLAAYCLYWLDKQAARRNDWRVSERMLLTVAVAGGSLGALAACYVHRHKTRKEPFRTLLLAIVTFHVGLVVATILTDPELPSLLDGWAAIS, encoded by the coding sequence ATGACCCTCATCGCTCTCGCAAGTATCAACCTCGCAGCCTACTGTTTGTACTGGCTGGACAAACAGGCGGCGCGGCGGAACGATTGGCGCGTGTCAGAGCGCATGTTGCTGACGGTTGCGGTCGCCGGCGGCTCTCTCGGCGCACTCGCCGCGTGTTACGTTCATCGGCACAAGACACGCAAAGAACCGTTCCGGACCTTGCTTCTCGCCATCGTCACGTTCCACGTGGGTCTGGTTGTCGCCACTATTCTTACAGATCCAGAGCTGCCGTCGCTTCTTGACGGCTGGGCGGCCATTTCTTAG
- a CDS encoding GNAT family N-acetyltransferase → MFFVRTASERDLEKVRVLLAETWHATYDTFYGIDKVNELTARWHSVDALKKRLQRKNAEFVVADNGSELAGMGYAAMSDTLVKTVVLHQLYVLPKYQRQGIGRDMFAELETCFPDAERMRLEVEPQNLHALAFYRAHGFAEVGKTANCGDEESGVPALILEKRLS, encoded by the coding sequence ATGTTCTTCGTCCGCACGGCCAGCGAGCGCGACCTGGAAAAGGTCCGCGTTCTGCTGGCCGAGACGTGGCACGCGACCTACGACACGTTTTACGGCATTGACAAGGTCAATGAACTCACCGCCAGATGGCATTCGGTCGATGCGCTGAAAAAGCGCCTGCAACGAAAGAATGCCGAATTCGTCGTTGCCGACAATGGCAGCGAGCTTGCCGGCATGGGGTATGCGGCGATGTCGGACACGCTGGTGAAAACGGTCGTCCTTCACCAGCTTTACGTCCTCCCGAAATATCAGAGGCAGGGCATCGGCCGCGACATGTTCGCCGAACTCGAAACCTGTTTTCCCGATGCGGAGCGCATGCGGCTGGAAGTCGAGCCGCAGAACCTTCACGCTCTCGCGTTCTATCGGGCGCATGGCTTTGCCGAAGTCGGAAAGACGGCGAATTGCGGAGACGAGGAATCGGGCGTGCCAGCGCTGATCCTTGAGAAGAGGCTTTCCTAG
- a CDS encoding DUF2155 domain-containing protein, producing the protein MAGFCLQNLIGLAARRTGLALLMALPLMSFTDLARATRLDNSVAVFSGIDKITGRITTFDVYIGETVQFGALQVTPRVCYSRDDTEAPKTTTFVEVDEITLDRKIRRIFTGWMFADSPGLNAVEHPVYDVWLQSCKATSDLPPPDTAAKQ; encoded by the coding sequence ATGGCAGGTTTCTGTCTGCAGAATTTGATCGGCCTGGCGGCCCGTCGAACAGGCCTTGCGCTCCTGATGGCGCTGCCGTTGATGTCCTTCACCGACCTTGCGCGGGCAACGCGTCTTGACAATTCCGTTGCGGTCTTTTCCGGTATCGACAAGATCACCGGCCGCATCACCACGTTCGATGTCTATATCGGCGAAACCGTGCAGTTCGGCGCGCTGCAGGTTACCCCACGCGTCTGCTACAGCCGCGACGACACCGAGGCCCCGAAGACGACGACCTTCGTGGAGGTTGACGAGATCACGCTTGACCGCAAGATCAGGCGCATCTTCACGGGCTGGATGTTCGCTGACAGCCCAGGCCTGAATGCGGTCGAGCACCCCGTCTATGACGTCTGGCTGCAGTCCTGCAAGGCGACCTCCGACCTGCCGCCGCCGGACACGGCAGCGAAGCAATAA
- a CDS encoding GGDEF domain-containing protein, protein MARLSHAVDYDFLTQCLARGAFMARASSLIARLEKSDEPAYAMMIDIDHFKVINDTHGHAVGDHVLQVVARTIRANLRIDDLFGRLGGEEFAIVLARQSPEDARDVAEHFLRAIRSTAIDLAHGGRLSVTASIGIATSAQPEMGLTHLLSQADVALYGAKAAGRDRVGEPISSAKRGALLEKAANI, encoded by the coding sequence ATCGCCCGTCTTTCGCATGCGGTCGACTACGATTTTCTTACGCAGTGTCTGGCGCGCGGAGCTTTCATGGCGCGGGCGAGCAGCTTGATCGCGCGGCTCGAGAAAAGCGACGAGCCTGCCTATGCCATGATGATCGACATCGATCATTTCAAGGTGATCAACGATACCCATGGACACGCCGTCGGTGACCATGTCTTGCAGGTCGTGGCGCGGACCATCCGCGCCAACCTGCGGATCGATGATCTCTTCGGACGGCTTGGTGGAGAGGAATTCGCGATCGTGCTCGCGCGCCAATCTCCCGAGGACGCGAGGGATGTGGCCGAGCATTTTTTGCGCGCCATACGATCGACGGCCATCGATCTTGCGCACGGCGGCAGATTGAGCGTCACAGCCAGCATCGGTATCGCAACATCGGCGCAGCCGGAGATGGGCCTGACGCACCTGCTGTCGCAAGCCGATGTAGCCCTCTATGGCGCCAAGGCAGCGGGACGGGATCGCGTCGGCGAACCGATTTCCTCCGCGAAAAGAGGGGCCTTACTGGAGAAGGCCGCCAACATCTGA
- the accC gene encoding acetyl-CoA carboxylase biotin carboxylase subunit, giving the protein MISKILIANRGEIALRVLRACKELGIATVAVHSTADSDAMHVRLADESVCIGPPPSRESYLNIHQIVAACEITGADAVHPGYGFLSENAKFADILDAHDITFIGPTAEHIRLMGDKITAKKTAQALGIPVVPGSDGEVKPENALEVARKIGFPVLIKATAGGGGRGMKVARTEADLEHAVATARSEAAAAFGNDAVYMEKFLGKPRHIEVQVVGDGEGNAIHLGERDCSLQRRHQKVWEEANSPALNVDQRMKIGQVCADAMKKMKYRGAGTIEFLYENGEFYFIEMNTRLQVEHPITEAITGIDLVHEQIRVASGAGLSVKQEDVVFSGHAIECRINAEDPRTFVPSPGTITHFHAPGGLGVRVDSGAYQGYRIPPYYDSLIGKLIVHGRTRVECMMRLRRVLDEFVIDGIKTTLPLFQDLINNQDIANGDYDIHWLEHHLAATSA; this is encoded by the coding sequence ATGATCTCGAAAATCCTCATTGCCAATCGCGGCGAAATCGCCCTGCGGGTGCTGCGTGCCTGCAAGGAGCTCGGCATCGCAACCGTTGCCGTGCACTCGACGGCTGACAGCGATGCGATGCATGTTCGGCTCGCGGACGAAAGCGTCTGCATCGGACCGCCGCCGTCACGCGAGAGCTATCTGAATATCCATCAGATCGTCGCCGCCTGTGAAATCACCGGCGCGGATGCAGTGCATCCCGGCTACGGCTTTCTCTCGGAGAACGCCAAGTTCGCGGATATCCTCGACGCGCATGATATCACCTTCATTGGTCCGACGGCCGAGCACATCCGCCTGATGGGCGACAAGATCACCGCCAAGAAGACGGCGCAGGCGCTTGGCATTCCGGTCGTTCCCGGTTCCGATGGCGAAGTGAAGCCTGAGAATGCGCTTGAAGTCGCCCGCAAGATCGGCTTCCCGGTGCTGATCAAGGCGACGGCGGGCGGCGGCGGGCGCGGCATGAAGGTCGCAAGAACCGAAGCCGACCTCGAGCATGCCGTCGCGACGGCGCGCTCCGAAGCGGCAGCAGCGTTCGGCAACGACGCCGTCTATATGGAAAAGTTTCTCGGCAAGCCGCGTCATATCGAGGTTCAGGTCGTCGGCGACGGCGAAGGCAATGCGATCCATCTCGGCGAGCGCGACTGCTCGCTGCAGCGCCGTCACCAGAAGGTCTGGGAAGAAGCCAACTCCCCTGCCCTCAACGTCGACCAGCGCATGAAGATCGGCCAGGTCTGCGCCGATGCGATGAAGAAGATGAAATATCGCGGCGCCGGCACGATCGAGTTCCTCTACGAGAATGGCGAGTTCTATTTCATCGAAATGAACACGCGCCTGCAGGTGGAGCACCCGATTACCGAAGCGATCACGGGCATCGATCTCGTGCACGAGCAGATTCGCGTCGCCTCCGGCGCCGGTCTCTCCGTCAAGCAGGAAGATGTCGTCTTCTCGGGCCACGCAATCGAGTGCCGGATCAATGCGGAGGACCCGCGCACCTTTGTGCCCTCCCCGGGCACAATCACGCATTTCCACGCACCGGGCGGCCTCGGCGTGCGCGTCGACAGCGGCGCCTATCAGGGCTACCGCATTCCGCCCTATTACGACAGTCTGATCGGCAAGCTGATCGTCCACGGCCGAACGCGTGTCGAGTGCATGATGCGGCTTCGCCGCGTGCTCGATGAGTTCGTTATTGACGGCATCAAGACGACCCTGCCGCTGTTCCAGGACCTGATCAACAATCAGGACATCGCCAACGGTGACTACGACATCCACTGGCTGGAGCATCATCTGGCCGCAACATCCGCATAG
- the accB gene encoding acetyl-CoA carboxylase biotin carboxyl carrier protein gives MAEKKPGIDQALIRDLANILKDTDLTEIEVEQEDLRIRVSRNGTPVAMPMPAMPTYQAPPPVAVAQPGVASQPAAESGRSSKNAVTAPMVGTAYLAPAPGARPFIEVGAMVKEGQTILIIEAMKTMNQIPAPRAGKVTEILVQDAAPVEYGEPLIVIE, from the coding sequence ATGGCTGAAAAGAAACCGGGTATCGACCAGGCGCTGATCCGCGATCTCGCCAATATCCTCAAGGATACCGACCTGACCGAGATCGAGGTGGAGCAGGAAGACTTGCGCATCCGCGTTTCGCGCAACGGAACGCCCGTCGCGATGCCGATGCCGGCAATGCCCACTTATCAAGCGCCGCCCCCGGTCGCCGTCGCACAGCCCGGCGTGGCATCGCAGCCGGCTGCCGAGAGCGGCCGCAGTTCCAAGAATGCCGTAACCGCCCCCATGGTCGGGACGGCGTATCTGGCTCCGGCCCCGGGCGCTCGCCCGTTCATCGAAGTCGGCGCAATGGTCAAGGAAGGCCAGACGATCCTGATCATCGAGGCGATGAAGACGATGAACCAGATTCCGGCACCACGCGCCGGCAAGGTCACCGAAATTCTCGTTCAGGATGCGGCCCCGGTCGAATATGGCGAACCCCTGATCGTGATCGAGTAA
- the gatA gene encoding Asp-tRNA(Asn)/Glu-tRNA(Gln) amidotransferase subunit GatA produces the protein MTELTSLTIAEARAKLSAKEITAVELTDAYVAAIDAANDAINAYVAVTPEKAREMAKASDARIAAGKAGALEGIPLGIKDLFGTDGVHTQACSHILDGFKPRYESTVTQNLWDDGAVMLGKLNMDEFAMGSSNETSYYGPVKNPWRAKNSNLDLVPGGSSGGSAAAVAAHLCAGATATDTGGSIRQPAAFTGTVGIKPTYGRCSRWGVVAFASSLDQAGPIARDVRDAAILLKSMASVDAKDTTSVDLPVPDYEASIGKSIKGMKIGIPKEYRVDGMPEEIEALWQQGIAWLKDAGAEIVDISLPHTKYALPAYYIVAPAEASSNLARYDGVRYGLRVDGKDIVDMYEKTRAAGFGQEVKRRIMIGTYVLSAGYYDAYYLRAQKVRTLIKRDFELVFDAGVDAILTPATPSSAFGIADEDLAADPVKMYLNDIFTVTVNMAGLPGIAVPGGLDRKGLPLGLQLIGRPFEEETLFKTAHVIEQAAGRLTPSKWW, from the coding sequence ATGACCGAACTTACAAGCCTGACGATCGCCGAAGCCCGTGCGAAGCTTTCCGCCAAAGAAATCACCGCGGTCGAATTGACGGATGCCTACGTCGCTGCGATCGACGCGGCCAATGACGCGATCAACGCCTATGTAGCCGTTACGCCGGAAAAGGCGCGCGAGATGGCCAAGGCCTCCGATGCCCGTATCGCCGCCGGCAAGGCTGGTGCTTTGGAAGGCATTCCGCTCGGCATCAAGGATCTCTTCGGCACCGACGGCGTCCATACGCAGGCCTGCAGCCATATTCTCGACGGCTTCAAGCCGCGCTACGAATCGACCGTCACCCAGAACCTTTGGGATGACGGTGCTGTCATGCTCGGCAAGCTCAACATGGATGAGTTCGCGATGGGGTCTTCCAACGAGACGTCCTATTACGGGCCGGTTAAGAACCCGTGGCGCGCCAAGAATTCCAATCTGGACCTCGTGCCCGGCGGTTCCTCCGGCGGCTCTGCAGCCGCGGTCGCGGCCCATCTCTGCGCCGGTGCTACGGCGACCGATACGGGCGGCTCCATTCGCCAGCCGGCGGCCTTCACCGGCACTGTCGGCATCAAGCCGACCTACGGCCGCTGCTCGCGTTGGGGCGTCGTCGCCTTTGCCTCTTCGCTCGACCAGGCCGGCCCGATCGCGCGCGACGTGCGTGATGCGGCGATCCTCTTGAAGTCGATGGCCAGCGTCGACGCGAAGGATACGACCTCGGTCGACTTGCCCGTGCCGGATTATGAGGCGTCGATCGGCAAGTCGATCAAGGGCATGAAGATCGGTATCCCGAAGGAATACCGCGTCGACGGCATGCCGGAGGAGATCGAGGCGCTCTGGCAGCAGGGTATCGCCTGGCTGAAGGATGCCGGCGCCGAGATCGTCGACATCTCGCTGCCGCACACGAAATATGCGTTGCCGGCCTACTATATCGTCGCGCCCGCCGAGGCGTCTTCGAACCTCGCGCGTTATGACGGTGTCCGCTACGGCCTTCGCGTCGACGGCAAGGATATCGTCGACATGTATGAGAAGACGCGCGCCGCCGGCTTCGGCCAGGAAGTCAAGCGCCGCATCATGATCGGTACCTATGTGCTCTCCGCCGGCTACTACGACGCCTATTATCTCCGCGCGCAAAAGGTCCGGACGCTGATCAAGCGCGATTTCGAGCTCGTTTTCGATGCAGGTGTCGACGCGATCCTGACGCCGGCGACGCCGTCCTCGGCCTTCGGCATTGCCGACGAGGATCTCGCAGCCGATCCGGTGAAGATGTACTTGAACGACATCTTCACCGTAACGGTGAACATGGCAGGGCTGCCGGGTATTGCCGTGCCGGGCGGCCTTGACCGCAAGGGCCTTCCGCTCGGTCTGCAACTCATAGGCAGGCCGTTCGAGGAGGAAACGCTGTTCAAGACGGCGCATGTCATCGAACAGGCGGCGGGACGCTTGACACCGTCCAAGTGGTGGTAA
- a CDS encoding NADH:ubiquinone oxidoreductase subunit NDUFA12 — MKLLLQIFTWWNEQTIGTRFHTWRFGKRVGEDEFGNVYYQGGTDSEGRTRRWVIYNGPAEASAIPAGWHGWMHHRTDVSPADEKYAPRAWQKPHRANPTGTAQAYRPKGSIAGAGERPRVTGDYDAWTPRS; from the coding sequence ATGAAGCTTCTGCTGCAGATTTTCACCTGGTGGAACGAACAGACGATCGGTACGCGTTTTCATACGTGGCGCTTTGGCAAGCGCGTGGGTGAGGACGAATTCGGCAACGTCTACTATCAGGGCGGCACCGACTCCGAAGGCCGTACGCGGCGCTGGGTGATCTATAACGGCCCTGCCGAGGCGTCAGCCATCCCGGCTGGCTGGCACGGCTGGATGCATCACCGCACGGACGTTTCCCCTGCCGACGAGAAATACGCGCCGAGGGCGTGGCAGAAGCCGCACCGTGCGAACCCGACCGGCACGGCGCAGGCCTATCGCCCGAAGGGATCGATCGCCGGCGCGGGCGAGCGCCCACGGGTGACTGGCGACTACGACGCCTGGACGCCGCGCTCCTGA
- a CDS encoding YjhX family toxin, whose protein sequence is MDISRAEQRILHYLAQGGRIEITREGKAIAEIRCFTRDGWVFPGVDLELFRKLKRKRAIKSSGGKPYRITERGLYLVRSELNNR, encoded by the coding sequence ATGGATATTTCGCGCGCCGAACAGCGCATTCTTCATTATCTGGCCCAGGGCGGCCGCATCGAAATTACTCGCGAAGGCAAGGCAATCGCCGAAATCCGCTGCTTCACGCGCGATGGCTGGGTTTTTCCCGGCGTCGACCTCGAGCTTTTTCGCAAGCTGAAGCGTAAAAGAGCGATCAAGTCCTCGGGCGGCAAGCCCTACCGCATCACCGAGCGAGGCCTCTACCTCGTCAGATCGGAACTCAACAACCGCTAG
- the aat gene encoding leucyl/phenylalanyl-tRNA--protein transferase: protein MKGTRSKQPDITPDMLLRAYSIGLFPMADSADDPELFWVEPEIRGIIPLDAFHISRSLAKTIRRRPFEIRYNTAFEAVIDGCAKPAPDRPTTWINDKIRSLYAALHRMGYAHSVEAWQDNALVGGLYGVSLGAAFFGESMFSLRSDASKICLVHLVERLRAKGFQLLDTQFTTEHLKSFGAIDVPKAEYEILLAKAMASRDLAF from the coding sequence TTGAAAGGGACGCGCAGCAAACAACCGGACATAACGCCGGACATGTTGCTGCGCGCCTATTCGATCGGCCTCTTCCCGATGGCCGACTCGGCCGACGACCCGGAACTCTTCTGGGTCGAGCCGGAAATACGCGGGATCATACCGCTCGACGCCTTCCACATTTCACGGAGCCTGGCGAAGACGATCCGTCGGCGCCCGTTCGAGATCCGCTACAACACCGCTTTCGAAGCGGTGATCGATGGATGCGCGAAGCCCGCGCCGGACCGGCCGACGACCTGGATCAACGACAAGATCCGTTCGCTCTACGCCGCCCTTCACCGAATGGGTTACGCCCACAGCGTCGAAGCTTGGCAGGATAACGCCCTCGTCGGCGGTCTCTATGGCGTCTCGCTCGGCGCCGCCTTCTTCGGCGAGAGCATGTTCTCGCTGCGCAGCGATGCCTCGAAGATTTGCCTTGTCCATCTTGTCGAACGGCTGAGGGCGAAGGGATTTCAACTCCTCGACACGCAGTTCACGACGGAACACCTGAAATCCTTCGGTGCAATCGATGTGCCCAAAGCCGAGTACGAGATTTTGCTGGCAAAGGCGATGGCCTCGCGGGACCTGGCCTTTTAA